The Salvelinus fontinalis isolate EN_2023a chromosome 13, ASM2944872v1, whole genome shotgun sequence DNA segment AAAGACGGTTGATAAGTCTGAGACGTTCCACACTTCTATCCAGAAATATTATCCAACTTAACCACACTTCACAAACAGAGATGGGATGTACCGTTTTTGGGGAAGATGGCGATGTTTTCAGGCTGAATGCCCTTGTCCAGGGAGAACTGCCTAAACTTCTGCAGCAGGTCAGGGCTCAGGTCTGTTCCACGGGCTGTAGACACAACACATGTAGTGCATGGCAGACTAAATATACTGTGAGGGATGCAATATTTTGTAATATAAGATTTCTAACAAATGATGGGGAAAGGAATAGTGAAACAATGATAGGTCATAGGATTTTGCAGAGGAGTGGAAAGGATCGTACCATACAGGTTGGTGAGCACAGCTGAAACACCCTTGGTCTTGGTGTGAATAAGAGCAAACTCGTCATACTTAACGTCAACGACACGCATGTCATTTTCATTACTCCAGCCTAGAGGGGACGAGAGGGAGTTGAATTGACAATATCACACACAGGCCCATTagtgcactgtgtgtgtatgtgtttataggTTGTAGACTTACGCTCGCTATTGTAGATGAATTTCCCCGCAAGGTTTGTCTTCTTGGCCAGGTGGTTCATTCTCCAGCAGGAGCCATCAGCGCTACAGAGACAATACAGTTCATACAGAATCAGcacaatgtctctctctttctctcactctctctctcttacttactTCCGGCTAGTGTATGCAATATCCAGGTCTCCATCAGCAGTTGGTGTCAGCATGGTGGTGCCCATCTTCATGTCGGCCCTGTGTTTGACGAACCACTGGGCATTAGTGGCAAATCCAATCACGTACCACTTTCCTGCCACCTGCAAAAACCAGCCCTGATTAGATTACATCACCTCCTCATTCCTGTCTGCAGGGGTCACAGAAAGTATCAACCTTAAAGAACGGCTGCCTTTGAAAAGCAACAGATCCCTATGAAAACGGCCTCTGTGGCATCAATATGAGTCCGAAAGTTATTCTAGTATCAACATTGACttcaaagtgtaaataggataattatggagataaagtcagtctcgtctaaAACGGAGTTTGGAACATCCGTGTGTCACAACgggtaaatgaaggttgggttttgatttgagGATTTTTCCACTAACATGGGGTGAACAGCTGCGGTGATTGCTCTCTATCTAATAgcatagacagtgagaca contains these protein-coding regions:
- the LOC129869017 gene encoding lipocalin-like — protein: MTTMLLSALGALLCSLVVTAEVMPQGDFNLQGVAGKWYVIGFATNAQWFVKHRADMKMGTTMLTPTADGDLDIAYTSRNADGSCWRMNHLAKKTNLAGKFIYNSERWSNENDMRVVDVKYDEFALIHTKTKGVSAVLTNLYARGTDLSPDLLQKFRQFSLDKGIQPENIAIFPKNDECPAA